The following coding sequences are from one Streptomyces venezuelae window:
- a CDS encoding ABC-F family ATP-binding cassette domain-containing protein, with translation MITVRGVDVRVGARLLLSDVSFHIAPGDRVGLVGRNGAGKTTLMKILAGQTAPAEGTVTRTGSVGHLAQDPRAADPAVTVTDRILSARGLDEAVAALRTAEAAMADAVGPAAQERAMAAYARADDRFQAYGGYAAEAEAARVAAGLGLPERVMGRPVGELSGGQRRRVELARILFAHHDTVLLDEPTNHLDADSVTWLRAYLAGYPGGVVLISHDTGLLADTVNRVLHVDAQRATIDVHNTGWHAYRAQRAADERRRTRERANAERKAASLRAQADKMRSHVATATAAKNMDRRADRMLAGTEPGRRSEKVARIRLPEPAPCGRMPLGAVSLSKSYGTHQVLHGVNLAVDRGSRLVVLGLNGAGKTTLLRLLAGRELPDAGRVVAGTGLRLGYFAQEHDTLDGTRTVRENLAGVAPQLTDGEVRRVLGSFLFGGDDADKPASVLSGGEKTRLALAGLVHSGANVLLLDEPTNNLDPASRDEVLGAVGTYPGAIVMVTHDEGAIDALRPDRVLLLPDGDEDMWSAGYRELVALA, from the coding sequence ATGATCACCGTTCGAGGTGTCGACGTGCGCGTCGGCGCCCGCCTCCTGCTGTCCGACGTCTCCTTCCACATCGCCCCCGGCGACCGCGTCGGTCTCGTCGGGCGCAACGGCGCCGGCAAGACCACCCTGATGAAGATCCTCGCGGGGCAGACCGCCCCGGCGGAGGGCACCGTCACCCGTACCGGCTCCGTCGGGCATCTCGCCCAGGACCCGCGCGCCGCCGACCCCGCCGTCACCGTCACCGACCGCATCCTGTCCGCGCGTGGCCTGGACGAGGCCGTCGCGGCGCTGCGCACCGCCGAGGCCGCCATGGCCGACGCCGTGGGACCGGCGGCGCAGGAGCGGGCCATGGCCGCCTACGCCCGCGCGGACGACCGTTTCCAGGCGTACGGCGGATACGCCGCGGAGGCCGAGGCCGCCCGGGTCGCCGCCGGGCTCGGGCTGCCCGAGCGGGTGATGGGCCGGCCCGTCGGCGAACTGTCGGGCGGCCAACGCCGCCGCGTCGAGCTCGCGCGGATCCTGTTCGCGCACCACGACACCGTGCTCCTCGACGAGCCGACCAACCACCTGGACGCCGACTCGGTGACCTGGCTGCGCGCGTACCTGGCCGGATATCCGGGCGGTGTCGTGCTGATCAGCCACGACACCGGGCTCCTCGCCGACACCGTCAACCGTGTCCTGCACGTCGACGCGCAGCGCGCCACCATCGACGTCCACAACACCGGCTGGCACGCCTACCGCGCCCAGCGCGCCGCCGACGAGCGGCGCCGTACCCGCGAACGCGCCAACGCCGAACGGAAGGCCGCCTCACTGCGCGCACAGGCCGACAAGATGCGCTCCCACGTCGCCACCGCCACCGCCGCGAAGAACATGGACCGGCGCGCCGATCGCATGCTCGCGGGGACGGAGCCGGGGCGGCGGAGTGAGAAGGTCGCGCGGATCCGGCTGCCCGAGCCCGCACCGTGCGGCCGGATGCCGCTCGGCGCGGTGTCGCTGAGCAAGTCGTACGGGACCCATCAGGTGCTGCACGGCGTCAACCTGGCCGTCGACCGGGGGAGCCGGCTCGTCGTCCTCGGCCTCAACGGTGCCGGGAAGACGACGCTGCTCCGGCTGCTCGCCGGGCGTGAACTCCCGGACGCGGGGCGGGTGGTGGCGGGGACCGGGCTGCGGCTCGGGTACTTCGCGCAGGAGCACGACACGCTGGACGGTACGCGGACGGTCCGGGAGAACCTCGCGGGCGTGGCCCCGCAGCTGACCGACGGCGAGGTCCGGCGCGTGCTGGGGTCCTTCCTGTTCGGCGGGGACGACGCGGACAAGCCCGCGTCGGTCCTGTCGGGCGGGGAGAAGACGCGGCTCGCGCTGGCCGGACTCGTCCACTCCGGCGCGAACGTCCTGCTCCTCGACGAGCCCACCAACAACCTCGACCCGGCGTCCAGGGACGAGGTGCTCGGCGCGGTGGGGACGTACCCCGGAGCCATCGTGATGGTCACGCACGACGAGGGCGCGATCGACGCCCTGCGCCCGGACCGGGTGCTGCTGCTCCCGGACGGGGACGAGGACATGTGGAGCGCCGGCTACCGGGAGTTGGTGGCGCTCGCCTGA
- a CDS encoding GNAT family N-acetyltransferase encodes MRRDRAADAADGHPVLRLRERSGQRDLEACVGVLAAVHKADGYPVNWPAEPRAWLEGTDAIGAWVAELDGRVVGHVGLARPGPGDEAPGLWREAVSEAAEATGAAGSTGETEAVAVLSRLYVAPDARGHGIGALLMGRAAREARGRGLHPVLDVVSSDRSATALYERMGWRSLGVVEREWEPGQRVVLHCYAAPAAG; translated from the coding sequence ATGAGACGAGACCGTGCCGCCGACGCGGCAGACGGGCACCCCGTCCTCCGGTTGCGGGAACGTTCCGGCCAGCGTGATCTGGAGGCCTGCGTCGGTGTGCTCGCGGCCGTGCACAAGGCCGACGGGTATCCGGTCAACTGGCCCGCGGAGCCGCGGGCTTGGCTGGAAGGCACCGACGCGATCGGCGCGTGGGTGGCCGAGCTCGACGGGCGGGTCGTCGGGCACGTCGGTCTTGCCCGCCCGGGGCCGGGGGACGAGGCGCCGGGGCTGTGGCGCGAGGCGGTGTCGGAAGCGGCAGAGGCGACGGGGGCGGCGGGGTCGACGGGGGAGACGGAGGCGGTGGCCGTGTTGAGTCGCCTGTACGTCGCGCCGGACGCCCGCGGCCATGGGATCGGGGCCCTGCTGATGGGGAGGGCCGCGCGGGAGGCGCGGGGGCGCGGCCTGCATCCGGTCCTCGACGTGGTGTCCTCCGACCGGTCGGCGACCGCGCTCTACGAACGCATGGGGTGGCGGTCGCTGGGCGTCGTCGAGCGGGAGTGGGAGCCGGGGCAGCGGGTCGTCCTGCACTGTTACGCGGCTCCCGCGGCCGGCTAG
- a CDS encoding LytR C-terminal domain-containing protein, translating to MSMLTPPGMGGKYRITGDKYPRMRRPSGRRRIVLAVIASVAAVGLLGWGTLQLIDVFTGGSKASAAGRASRDCARAADASRTSQQRQKPLPTPKQITVNVYNATPRGGLAKNTAGELKKRGFTIGKVGNATKAYDKKVKGTGLLLGARSATDTALPVLGTQLAGAEHRSDARRSGEVDLVIGDKFKNLTKKEDADKALAALAKPEPTPSASGKNC from the coding sequence ATGAGCATGCTCACTCCCCCCGGCATGGGCGGCAAGTACCGCATCACGGGGGACAAATATCCACGGATGCGCCGCCCCAGCGGTCGCCGCAGGATCGTGCTCGCGGTCATCGCGTCCGTCGCGGCCGTCGGCCTGCTCGGCTGGGGCACGCTGCAGCTCATCGACGTGTTCACGGGCGGCAGCAAGGCGTCGGCCGCGGGCCGGGCCTCCCGGGACTGCGCACGGGCCGCGGATGCCTCCCGGACATCGCAGCAGCGGCAGAAACCGTTGCCCACGCCGAAGCAGATCACCGTCAACGTCTACAACGCCACGCCCCGCGGCGGTCTCGCCAAGAACACCGCCGGCGAGCTGAAGAAGCGCGGCTTCACCATCGGCAAGGTCGGCAACGCGACGAAGGCGTACGACAAGAAGGTCAAGGGCACCGGGCTGCTCCTCGGCGCAAGGTCGGCCACCGACACCGCGCTGCCCGTGCTCGGCACGCAGCTCGCCGGCGCCGAGCACCGCTCCGACGCCCGCAGGAGCGGCGAGGTCGACCTCGTCATCGGCGACAAGTTCAAGAACCTGACGAAAAAAGAGGACGCCGACAAGGCCCTGGCCGCACTGGCCAAGCCCGAGCCGACGCCCTCCGCGTCCGGAAAGAACTGCTGA
- a CDS encoding ankyrin repeat domain-containing protein — protein MILDADDPLAMAVTGAIRSGDVTTLRDLLDAHAGLATAGVESHGEGAGTRSMLHLATDWPGHFPAAPEVISALVAAGADPDARFVGAHRETPLHWAASNDDVAAVDALVAAGADIEADGAVIGGGTPLADARGFGQWRAAHRLLGLGARTTLQDAATLGLLDRVTSYVEGARVPQNAHAAPDIEQHDITRHDLTSAFWGACRGGHLATARYLLERGADPDWIGYDGMTPLDIAVEAGAVDVAEWLRGTGARRRRTGTGETRGPA, from the coding sequence GTGATTCTCGACGCCGACGACCCGCTGGCCATGGCCGTGACGGGCGCGATCCGCAGCGGTGACGTCACGACGCTGCGCGACCTGCTCGACGCGCACGCCGGACTCGCCACCGCGGGCGTCGAGTCGCACGGCGAGGGGGCGGGCACGCGCAGCATGCTGCACCTCGCCACGGACTGGCCCGGCCACTTTCCGGCGGCCCCCGAGGTCATCTCGGCCCTGGTCGCGGCGGGCGCCGACCCCGACGCCCGGTTCGTCGGCGCCCACCGCGAAACGCCCCTGCACTGGGCCGCGAGCAACGACGACGTCGCGGCGGTGGACGCGCTGGTCGCGGCGGGCGCGGACATCGAGGCGGACGGCGCGGTCATCGGGGGCGGCACGCCGCTCGCCGACGCACGGGGCTTCGGCCAGTGGCGGGCTGCCCACCGGCTCCTCGGCCTCGGAGCACGGACGACCTTGCAGGACGCGGCGACGCTGGGCCTCCTCGACCGCGTCACGTCCTACGTCGAAGGCGCCCGCGTCCCGCAGAACGCCCACGCCGCCCCCGACATCGAACAGCACGACATCACCCGGCACGACCTCACCAGCGCGTTCTGGGGCGCGTGCCGCGGCGGACACCTGGCGACGGCCCGCTACCTCCTCGAACGGGGCGCCGACCCCGACTGGATCGGGTACGACGGCATGACACCCCTGGACATCGCGGTCGAGGCGGGAGCCGTCGACGTCGCGGAGTGGCTGCGGGGGACAGGGGCCAGGAGACGGCGGACGGGGACCGGCGAGACCCGGGGCCCGGCCTAG
- a CDS encoding helicase HerA-like domain-containing protein — translation MGVTSGSDGSGGADTRTDTRADTGGDAGGARGADAGRPLPVEAAEIAAGYDFTGPALELGALLWGGECLADAQIRVPLPMLNRHGLVAGATGTGKTKTLQLIAEQLAAQGVPVFLADIKGDVSGISAPGEAGDKVAERVADVGQEWEPTGFPSEFYALGGIGTGIPVRATITSFGPVLLSKVLQLNQTQEQSLGLIFHYADQKGLELVDLKDLRAVVTFLTSDEGKPELKGIGGLSTVTAGVILRALTAFEAQGMGDFFGEPEFDTSEFLRLAPDGRGLVSVLELADVQDKPQLFSTFLMWLLADLYNDLPEVGDVEKPKLVFFFDEAHLLFNGASKAFLQAITQTVRLIRSKGVGVFFVTQTPKDVPADVLGQLGNRIQHALRAFTPDDQKALRATVRTFPDSAYDLEEVLTGIGTGEAVMTVLGDKGAPTPVAATRLRAPESLMGPVESGALERAVRASVLYPRYAEAVDRESAYEKLSAREAERPAASEAPPSRGRGGGGGSVVEQVVGSGMFKSLLRSMGTQIGREISRSVFGTARRRR, via the coding sequence ATGGGGGTGACGAGTGGAAGCGACGGTTCCGGGGGTGCGGACACACGTACGGACACACGTGCGGACACAGGCGGGGACGCGGGTGGCGCGAGAGGCGCGGACGCGGGGAGACCGCTGCCTGTGGAGGCCGCGGAGATCGCCGCCGGGTACGACTTCACCGGGCCCGCCCTGGAACTCGGCGCGCTGTTGTGGGGCGGGGAGTGCCTCGCCGACGCGCAGATCCGCGTCCCGCTGCCCATGCTCAACCGCCACGGCCTGGTCGCCGGTGCGACCGGCACGGGCAAGACCAAGACCCTGCAGCTGATCGCCGAGCAGCTCGCCGCGCAGGGGGTCCCCGTGTTCCTCGCGGACATCAAGGGCGACGTCTCGGGGATCTCCGCCCCCGGCGAGGCGGGCGACAAGGTCGCGGAGCGGGTCGCGGACGTCGGGCAGGAGTGGGAGCCGACGGGGTTTCCGAGCGAGTTCTACGCGCTCGGCGGCATCGGCACGGGGATTCCCGTCCGGGCCACGATCACCAGCTTCGGCCCTGTCCTTCTCTCCAAGGTGCTGCAGCTGAACCAGACCCAGGAGCAGTCGCTGGGACTGATCTTCCACTACGCCGACCAGAAGGGGCTGGAACTGGTCGACCTGAAGGACCTCCGCGCGGTCGTCACCTTCCTCACGTCGGACGAGGGCAAGCCGGAGCTGAAGGGCATCGGCGGCCTGTCGACCGTCACGGCCGGGGTCATCCTGCGGGCGCTCACCGCCTTCGAGGCGCAGGGCATGGGCGACTTCTTCGGGGAGCCCGAGTTCGACACGAGCGAGTTCCTGCGGCTCGCGCCGGACGGGCGGGGCCTCGTGTCCGTCCTGGAGCTGGCCGACGTCCAGGACAAGCCGCAGCTCTTCTCGACCTTCCTGATGTGGCTGCTCGCCGACCTCTACAACGACCTGCCCGAGGTCGGCGACGTGGAGAAGCCGAAGCTCGTCTTCTTCTTCGACGAGGCCCACCTGCTCTTCAACGGCGCGTCCAAGGCGTTCCTCCAGGCGATCACGCAGACGGTGCGGCTGATCCGTTCGAAGGGCGTCGGCGTCTTCTTCGTGACGCAGACGCCGAAGGACGTGCCCGCGGACGTGCTCGGGCAGCTCGGCAACCGGATCCAGCACGCTCTGCGGGCGTTCACTCCCGACGACCAGAAGGCGCTGAGGGCGACGGTGCGGACGTTCCCGGATTCGGCGTACGACCTGGAGGAGGTCCTCACCGGGATCGGTACGGGCGAGGCGGTGATGACCGTACTCGGTGACAAGGGTGCGCCCACGCCGGTCGCGGCGACCCGGCTACGGGCCCCCGAGTCGCTGATGGGGCCCGTCGAGTCCGGGGCGCTGGAGCGGGCGGTGCGGGCGTCGGTGCTCTATCCGCGGTACGCGGAGGCGGTGGACCGGGAGTCGGCGTACGAGAAGTTGAGCGCGCGGGAGGCGGAGCGGCCCGCGGCTTCGGAGGCGCCTCCGAGCAGGGGAAGGGGCGGGGGAGGGGGCTCCGTGGTGGAGCAGGTGGTGGGGAGCGGGATGTTCAAGTCGCTGTTGCGGTCCATGGGGACGCAGATCGGGCGGGAGATCTCGCGGTCCGTGTTCGGGACGGCTCGGCGCAGGCGGTAG
- a CDS encoding type II toxin-antitoxin system VapB family antitoxin, with the protein MIFKRIGNGRPYPDHGRESTRQWADVAPRPVRLDQLVTTKGQLDLETLLAEDSTFYGDLFAHVVKWQGDLYLEDGLHRAVRAALQQRQVLHARVLELD; encoded by the coding sequence GTGATCTTCAAGCGCATCGGAAACGGCCGGCCGTACCCCGACCACGGCCGGGAAAGCACCCGGCAGTGGGCGGACGTCGCGCCGCGCCCGGTCCGCCTCGATCAGCTCGTCACCACCAAGGGCCAGCTGGATCTGGAGACCCTCCTCGCCGAGGACTCGACCTTCTACGGCGACCTCTTCGCGCACGTCGTGAAGTGGCAGGGCGATCTCTACCTCGAGGACGGCCTGCACCGCGCGGTCCGCGCCGCGCTCCAGCAGCGCCAGGTGCTCCACGCGCGCGTGCTCGAACTCGACTGA